The proteins below come from a single Aegilops tauschii subsp. strangulata cultivar AL8/78 chromosome 6, Aet v6.0, whole genome shotgun sequence genomic window:
- the LOC109774221 gene encoding uncharacterized protein, whose product MLLGFCAATYEILDWDMGPFFIAATIRVRASLRVLAVVQVYGPADHSRSAEFLGELQDKVLAISAAQTPVLVGGDFNLIRSGADKNNSNVNWPRVAMFNNAIASMALREVARTGAREEQRAGLRADVWLPSQRVLDSENAELGLAFLPKEIDDALNSMKADTAPGPDGWPVAMFKRFWPLLRDPIFEVCNGFMRGMVDIARLNYGVLSLIPKVSDADNIRQFRPIALINVPFKICAKACTSRLIPIAHRTISRSQSAFIRGRHILEGPLALQEVLHELKRTNEPAILLKLDFEKAYDHVNWDFLRQVLLSQGFSAVWVHCVMQLVSGGQTVISVNGEVGHFFHNKRGLRQGDPMSPILFNFVVDALAAMLRKATEAGHIKDLHSVASVKAILLGFELMSGLKINFHKCEVLPMGLDAADGRRIADLLNCKISHGEAGLWADLLRAKYFPNGSFFQGATRGSPFWNDLQSVRQAFTLGAKFAIGDGRSARFWLDLWIGTQPLWVEFQDLYSIAVDPDLTVASVLSSSPPAIYLRRELSAVEQASLEAMQQLIGQTTLSRQADSVSWTFTASGKFTVRSLYRRLCQGPSLPAYGLWKARLPLKIKVFFWQLFRNRLPTSDNVAKR is encoded by the exons ATGTTGTTAGGATTCTGTGCTGCCACCTACGAGATCTTGGACTGGGATATGGGCCCCTTCTTCATTGCGGCTACCATTCGCGTGCGCGCGTCACTACGTGTCCTTGCGGTTGTCCAGGTCTACGGACCTGCGGATCACTCCCGCTCGGCGGAGTTCTTAGGAGAACTCCAAGACAAGGTGCTCGCGATCTCTGCAGCACAGACCCCTGTGTTGGTAGGTGGTGACTTCAATTTGATCCGCTCGGGGGCGGATAAGAACAACAGCAACGTTAACTGGCCAAGGGTGGCGATGTTTAACAACGCTATTGCGTCTATGGCACTTAGGGAAGTGGCCAGAACTGGAGCCAG AGAGGAGCAGAGGGCTGGCCTCCGTGCAGATGTGTGGTTGCCGTCCCAGCGGGTGCTGGACAGCGAGAACGCCGAGTTGGGACTGGCGTTTCTCCCTAAGGAGATCGATGATGCTCTGAATAGTATGAAAGCCGACACGGCGCCGGGTCCAGAcgggtggccggtggccatgtTCAAACGTTTCTGGCCTCTTCTCCGCGATCCCATCTTTGAGGTGTGCAATGGCTTTATGCGCGGAATGGTAGATATTGCTAGACTCAACTATGGCGTTCTCTCGCTCATTCCCAAAGTGTCCGATGCGGACAACATCCGTCAGTTCCGCCCCATCGCACTTATCAACGTGCCTTTCAAGATTTGCGCTAAAGCATGTACTTCTCGCTTAATTCCTATTGCGCACCGCACCATTAGCCGTTCGCAATCTGCGTTTATTAGGGGTCGCCACATCCTTGAGGGCCCGCTTGCACTCCAGGAAGTGCTCCACGAGCTCAAGCGTACGAACGAACCAGCTATCCTCCTCAAACTAGACTTTGAGAAAGCGTACGATCACGTTAATTGGGACTTTTTACGCCAGGTTCTCCTTAGCCAAGGCTTCTCGGCGGTTTGGGTTCACTGCGTAATGCAGCTGGTCTCGGGGGGCCAGACTGTGATCTCGGTCAACGGAGAAGTAGGGCACTTCTTCCATAACAAGCGGGGACTGCGTCAGGGCGACCCGATGTCCCCTATCTTGTTTAACTTTGTCGTCGATGCGTTGGCGGCGATGCTGCGCAAAGCCACCGAGGCTGGACACATCAAAG ACCTGCATAGCGTGGCCTCCGTCAAAGCCATCCTTCTTGGTTTCGAGCTCATGTCTGGGCTAAAAATAAACTTCCACAAATGTGAAGTCCTGCCCATGGGCCTTGATGCCGCGGACGGTCGGCGAATTGCGGACTTGCTTAACTGCAAG ATCTCCCATGGGGAGGCAGGTTTGTGGGCTGATCTCCTTCGGGCCAAGTACTTCCCGAACGGTTCCTTCTTCCAAGGGGCGACTCGGGGCTCCCCCTTCTGGAACGACCTTCAATCAGTTCGCCAGGCCTTCACCTTGGGGGCCAAGTTTGCCATTGGTGACGGCAGATCCGCTCGGTTCTGGCTAGATCTTTGGATCGGAACCCAACCTCTTTGGGTGGAATTCCAGGACCTATACTCTATCGCGGTTGACCCGGACCTCACGGTGGCTTCAGTCTTGTCGTCATCCCCTCCAGCGATTTACCTCCGGCGCGAGCTTTCCGCCGTGGAGCAGGCCAGCCTCGAGGCGATGCAGCAACTTATTGGTCAAACTACGCTATCCAGGCAAGCGGATTCGGTGTCCTGGACCTTTACCGCGTCCGGCAAGTTCACAGTCCGATCGCTGTACCGGAGGTTGTGCCAAGGTCCATCCCTGCCCGCTTATGGGCTATGGAAAGCGCGCCTTCCGCTGAAAATCAAGGTGTTTTTCTGGCAGCTGTTCAGAAACAGACTGCCCACCTCTGACAACGTCGCCAAAAGGTAG